One region of Ananas comosus cultivar F153 linkage group 9, ASM154086v1, whole genome shotgun sequence genomic DNA includes:
- the LOC109715707 gene encoding tyrosine/DOPA decarboxylase 2-like: MGSLHTDVVLEANNNNGAFGANNPLEPEEFRRQAHVMVDFLADYYRDVGSYPVRSQVEPGYLSKVLPGSAPNQPESLDAILRDVREHIVPGLTHWQSPSYFAYFPSSGSTAGFLGEMLSTGFNVVGFNWMSSPAATELESIVMDWLGGMLALPRPFLFSGGGGGVLQGTTCEAILCTLTAARDRMLGRVGREHIGRLVVYGSDQTHCALQKAAQIAGIHPANFRAVKTRREDHFGLSPAELRRAADADEAAGLIPLFLCATVGTTSSTAVDPLPGLCAAAAEKGMWVHVDAAYAGSACICPEFRGFIDGVEGADSFSLNAHKWFFTTLDCCCLWVKRPDALVRALSTNPEYLRNKATESRSVVDYKDWQIALSRRFRALKLWMVLRSYGVANLRNFLRGHVRMAKDFEAMVAADARFEVVVPRYFAMVCFRLLLPSPNAAGDETAANELNRRLLEAANASGRVYMTHAVVGGVYLIRFAVGATLTEEWHVRAAWKVVVEHAEELLKELCV, from the coding sequence ATGGGTAGCCTCCACACCGACGTCGTGCTCGAAGCGAACAACAACAACGGTGCGTTCGGCGCAAACAACCCTCTGGAGCCGGAGGAGTTCCGGCGACAGGCGCACGTGATGGTGGACTTCCTGGCCGACTACTACCGCGACGTGGGGTCGTACCCGGTGCGCAGCCAGGTGGAGCCCGGGTACCTGAGCAAGGTCCTGCCCGGGTCGGCCCCCAACCAGCCGGAGTCGCTGGACGCCATCCTGCGGGACGTCCGCGAGCACATCGTCCCGGGGCTCACGCACTGGCAGAGCCCCAGCTACTTCGCCTACTTCCCCTCCAGCGGCAGCACCGCCGGGTTCCTCGGCGAGATGCTCAGCACGGGCTTCAACGTCGTCGGCTTCAACTGGATGTCGTCGCCCGCCGCCACCGAGCTCGAGAGCATCGTCATGGACTGGCTCGGCGGCATGCTCGCCCTCCCCAGGCCCTTCCtcttctccggcggcggcggcggggtccTGCAGGGCACCACCTGCGAGGCCATCCTCTGCACGCTCACCGCCGCCCGGGACCGGATGCTGGGCAGGGTCGGACGGGAGCACATCGGGAGGCTCGTCGTCTACGGCTCCGACCAGACCCACTGCGCGCTGCAGAAGGCGGCCCAGATCGCCGGCATCCACCCGGCGAACTTCCGCGCGGTGAAGACGCGCCGGGAGGACCACTTCGGGCTGTCGCCCGCGGAGCTGCGCAGGGCCGCGGACGCCGACGAGGCCGCGGGGCTGATCCCGCTGTTCCTGTGCGCGACGGTCGGGACGACGTCGTCGACGGCGGTGGACCCGCTCCCGGGGCtctgcgcggcggcggcggagaaggggatgtgggtgcaCGTCGACGCGGCCTACGCGGGGAGCGCGTGCATCTGCCCCGAGTTCCGGGGGTTCATCGACGGCGTGGAGGGCGCCGACTCGTTCAGCCTCAACGCGCACAAGTGGTTCTTCACGACCCTCGACTGCTGCTGCCTCTGGGTGAAGCGCCCCGACGCGCTGGTCCGAGCGCTGTCGACCAACCCCGAGTACCTGCGCAACAAGGCCACGGAGTCCAGGAGCGTCGTCGACTACAAGGACTGGCAGATCGCGCTGAGCCGCCGCTTCCGCGCGCTGAAGCTGTGGATGGTGCTGCGCAGCTACGGCGTCGCCAACCTCCGCAACTTCCTGCGCGGCCACGTCCGGATGGCCAAGGACTTCGAGGCCATGGTCGCCGCCGACGCCCGCTTCGAAGTCGTCGTGCCCAGGTACTTCGCGATGGTCTGcttccgcctcctcctcccctcgcCCAACGCCGCCGGCGATGAGACGGCGGCGAACGAGCTCAACCGGAGGCTGCTGGAGGCGGCGAACGCGTCGGGGAGGGTGTACATGACGCACGCCGTCGTCGGAGGGGTCTACCTCATACGCTTCGCCGTCGGCGCCACGCTGACGGAGGAGTGGCACGTGCGGGCGGCGTGGAAGGTTGTGGTGGAGCACGCGGAGGAGCTGCTCAAGGAGCTCTGCGTATGA